A section of the Leptolyngbyaceae cyanobacterium genome encodes:
- a CDS encoding dynamin family protein encodes MNKIEQIVQSKPLAFDYLALIHNDLISERGNFQPILRAIKSNLELKHIKSISMWLDLVKIDIDRSLEKSWLVTDLIIQAVTSTNFTYKITLFDPIFDVLELDRKQKTTFFTREFCLIIQQHQDIGSSESITLRKIKSYLQTFTEELEEKLFNIANNIPELRFVILRLLTELPLNPDHNYGNKELKKYEKIVETERLSQKRTLAELEKLDKYLEYCKQLRKRASHYLDDYLDKQLDRRNQEIITETKTEELMTNMQTIDDIREKLATELKELCNFLSDKGMTDESSQLVKELKKLEENTYQIAFIATMKAGKSSLINALLGSELLPSLEKSCTGRLTFINHHDGETVAHIIIRDNLLVVSYREPKDLEKYLNKYLQSGLVEKAEIYCPENLGWIDNVQYVNQPFEEINENLDIHIHQAKLILKENEIFIKDVDAVELGSFINNKYVDELKIDTPIRYLKKHIQLDGIQFVDTPGPNSAAHSDHKRITYNFIDK; translated from the coding sequence ATGAACAAAATCGAGCAAATTGTTCAAAGCAAGCCGCTAGCCTTTGACTATTTAGCCCTAATTCATAATGATTTAATTTCAGAAAGAGGAAATTTTCAACCCATTCTCAGAGCAATCAAATCAAACCTGGAACTTAAACATATTAAGTCAATTTCAATGTGGCTGGATTTAGTCAAAATTGATATAGACAGGAGTCTGGAGAAAAGCTGGTTGGTAACAGACTTGATTATTCAAGCAGTTACATCTACTAATTTTACTTATAAAATTACATTATTCGATCCGATTTTTGATGTTTTGGAATTAGACCGCAAACAGAAAACGACTTTTTTTACCAGAGAATTTTGTCTGATTATTCAACAGCATCAAGACATTGGCAGCAGTGAGTCTATTACTCTGAGAAAAATCAAAAGCTACTTACAAACTTTTACGGAAGAATTAGAAGAAAAGCTATTTAATATTGCTAACAACATCCCAGAACTTAGGTTTGTAATTTTGAGATTGCTTACTGAATTGCCTCTAAATCCTGATCATAATTATGGCAATAAAGAATTGAAAAAATATGAAAAAATAGTAGAAACGGAAAGATTATCTCAAAAGCGTACTTTGGCTGAGTTGGAAAAACTCGACAAGTACCTAGAATATTGTAAACAGTTGAGAAAAAGAGCATCTCACTACTTAGATGATTACTTAGACAAGCAACTTGATAGACGCAATCAGGAAATTATCACTGAAACTAAAACGGAGGAACTTATGACTAATATGCAAACGATTGACGACATCCGCGAAAAATTGGCTACAGAATTAAAAGAATTGTGTAATTTTTTATCGGATAAAGGAATGACTGATGAATCAAGCCAGTTAGTCAAGGAATTGAAAAAGTTAGAAGAAAATACCTACCAAATTGCTTTTATTGCCACCATGAAGGCGGGTAAGTCTAGCTTAATTAATGCTCTATTGGGCTCGGAGTTGCTGCCATCTCTAGAAAAATCTTGTACTGGTAGATTGACTTTTATCAATCACCATGATGGTGAAACAGTTGCTCATATTATTATTCGAGATAATTTGCTCGTAGTCTCTTACCGCGAGCCAAAAGACTTAGAAAAATATTTGAATAAGTATTTGCAAAGTGGTTTAGTCGAAAAAGCCGAAATTTATTGTCCAGAAAATTTAGGATGGATAGACAACGTACAATATGTTAATCAACCTTTTGAAGAAATAAATGAAAATTTAGATATTCATATTCATCAAGCTAAACTAATTTTGAAGGAGAATGAGATTTTTATTAAAGATGTAGATGCAGTTGAATTGGGCAGCTTTATTAATAATAAGTATGTGGATGAGTTAAAAATAGATACACCGATTCGGTATCTCAAAAAGCACATTCAATTAGACGGTATTCAGTTTGTTGATACGCCAGGGCCAAACTCAGCCGCCCATTCTGACCACAAGCGTATTACATACAATTTTATTGATAAGTAG